GAAATAGGCATGGCATCCTGAATCCAGTCCCCCCCTGAGTTTTCATAAGAGCTCAACAGAGCAGGGCTTGCAGGATTATTGATATCAAAGATGGATACATTTGCGCCATTGCCCAGGTAGGCATAGGGAGATGATACATTGATTCCTTCGGCATATCCTGATCCGGCACCGGCGACGACAGCCACACTGCTGGGATTGGCAGGATCACTGATATCGATAACTTCCATCCCCGATCCACCGGCAGCTACGTACACATAATCACCGCTGATATCCAGGCCTTCACCATAGCCTGCAAGACTTAGAGTGCTGACCAGACTTGGTTCCATAGGGTTGGTGACATCCAAAATATTCAGGGATGTTCCAGAAACCACACAATAAGTCACACCGGATTTGGTAAACCATACGATATCTTCAACCATATCATCCAGTTTAACACTACCTGCTTTAAAGGGGCTGGCAGGATTTTCAAAACTTACGATGGAAAGGATATTTCCAACACCATAATACACAAGGTCACCAAAATTGGAGACAGCTCTGATTTCACCGCCCCCTTCACCCCAGTTGCCCAGAAACGTCATATTCTCCGAGCTTTGGGCATTCAGGCTTCCCAAACACATCAACACCATCACAAAGACGGCGGACAGGGAAAGCACGATTTTACCATTTTTCATCACTCATCCTCCTTTTACATTGTTTTTTTGTAAAGCACATGCTTTTCACAATGAATGTGCATGTTCAGAATTTTTTGTAAGTTCACTTTCATTTTTTCAGGGTTTTCACTGATTTTCGTATCACTAATTTTGTAGGAAGCACAATCCGTTCAATCCGCGGTTTCATATCCTGATTCATTTCATGGTTTATTTGAGTTTCGAGGAGTTTAAAGGCAATGTGACCGATTTCGTCTGTCTGCTGGGCAATAGTTGTCATGGGCGTAATGAGATAATCCGAATAGGGTTGGTCATCAAAAGAAATCATAGAAATATCATCAGGAATACTCAACCCTTCTTCCAGAATCGCTCCCATGGCACCGAGGGAAATCAGGTTACTCGTAGAAAAAATGGCTGTTGGCCGGGGGGTCCGGTTCAGTAAAATCTTTGCTCCGATATACCCATTTTTTTTGCCGAAACTTTCACCGATAATGAGAGATTCGTCAAGGGGAAGACCGTGTTTTTTCAGGGCATCCCGATATCCCTGGACCCGTTCATGATTCACGGATGTCCGGGCACGTCCCTGAATACAGGCAATGGTTCGATGATTGTTTTCAATCAAATAACTGACGGCATCAAAAGCCCCTTTATAGTTATCAGAAATCACATACGTGCAATCCAGTTCAGGGAAATACCGGTCAATAATCACAAGGGGGATATTTTTATGCAGGACCGGTTCAATATGAGCAGAGATCTCTCCCACGGGACAGATAATAAGACCATCGACTTTTCGTCCCTGCAAAAGCCGGAGGGATTCTTTTTCAAGCTGTGTATCTTCCTGACTATCCGACAAAATCGTCGAACAGCCGGCTTTTCGGGCATTGATTTCAATATTTCGGGCGATGGTGGAGAAAAAGGGGTTGGAAATATCCGGAATGATGAGACCAATTGTATTGGTCCGCTTATTCCGGAGTCCCCGGGCTACCTGATTGGGAATATAACCCATCTCCGTTGCTGTCTGAAGAACCCGTTCTTCGGTGCGTTTACTGATCCGGTAGGTTTCAGCTTTCCCGTTTAAAACCCTGGAAACTGTAGTCGTGGAGACCCCAACCTTATCAGCAACACTCTGGATGGTTTCCGCATTACTTTGTGCCATATTGCATCATCCTGTTCATTCTGCTTAGTGCGCAATCATTTGCGCTAAAAATACATTAAGCCCCTTTTTATGTCAAGATTATTTTTACGAATTCTTTTTAATTTTTAATTTTACCCATCTTATGTTAATTTAAATCAAGGACTTATAGCTATTATAAAATTTCTTATAAGGACCCACACTTTATGCATATAGCACAAACGTTAATCCCCAAAGCTTTATATGTACTGCATTGCATAATGCTCTAATAAACACAACCAGCTAAATTATAAAATAATTTTTATCTGTATTTTTTATTTCTCTTTTTTTACTTTAATCCCAAATCCCGGATCAATGGAAAGAAATTTTATCAGAATAAAACCCGGTATGGAAGCCAGCACAACCCATATAAAGAAATGTTGGTACCCGATGATCTCCTGTAACCACCCACTCATCATGCCCGGTAACATCATTCCCAAATTCATAAACGCTGTACAAATGGCATAATGGGATGTTTTATACTTTCCTTTGGAAATGTAGATCATGTACATCATGTACGCCGTAAACCCAAATCCGTAACCAAAGGTTTCAAAGGCTACAGCGGAGATGATTACCGGCAGGCTGGAGGGTTGCAGATACGATAGGAATATATATGCTGCATTGGGAACGTTGATCATGATGGCAAACCACCATATCATTTTTTTCAAACCAACTTTCGATACAGCCATTCCTCCCAGAATGCCACCACTTAAGAGAAATAAAAGGCCAATCGTTCCATAAGTCAGTCCATACTGTCCAGCTGTCAATCCTAATCCTCCGACTTCCCGGGTATCCAGCATAAAGGGCGCCGAAAGCTTCACGAGTTGAGATTCACCCAGTCGGAAAATGAGGAGAAAAATGATGGAAAGTCCAATCCCTTTTTTCCTGAAAAATGTACTGAATGTGGAAAAAAAATCTTTGATCGCCTCTGTAACCGATCTCTCTATCCGTTCCTTTTCAATCTTTTCAAGCGTAAAGCGATGTATAATCCAAAAAACAGTAAACATGACGGAAATACAAAGAAAGAGAACCATCCAGGACAAGCGGATATTTCCCGATTCGGCATCAAAATATGCAGTACTTGATTGCTGAAGCTTTTTATCAAGTTGAATGACTGCTTTAGCCGGTTTATTCCAGTTACACTGATCAAATTCAAACCGCATCCCCTCAACCAACCGGATACTGGGATCTCCCTTATCCTGACCGAAAGTAACAACAACATCCTCGCCCTTTTCCGGTGGCCTGGACAGGTAAAATTGGACAACTCCCACATTCCCTGTATAATCAGCCCTGACTTTTTTCGCAGCTCCGAATGTCTTACGGAGCCATTTTTCCAATCTGTTGGTATGCACTTTTCTGATCGGTTCGGGTTGAGAGGATTTTTTTGTACTCTCTGTATCATCTGTCTCTGTATGACCTTGATCGACATTCCATTCCCGGACAACCATTAAAACAGAATCGACATATTCCCGTTTCATTGGTTTCATCGGGATATTCAATTCTTCCGGTACACTTATTAAATAAATATCTCCCGGTTTGGGTTGAATATCCTCCGGTTTTACCTGAATTGATTTTATCTTGTTTTCAGCAGGTACAGCATTCACTTCAATGGTGACTTTATCCATTCCGGAGGCATTAATGAGGATACTGATAAATATCACAAAAACACCCTGCCCCATTAACATGGCTATCCGGTAAAAAGCAGAACGTATTCCATTGTAAAGAGCCTGATCCCCTTCATCCAGCCCAATCATGTAGAAACCGTCGGCGGCAACATCGTGCGTGGCAGACATAAAAGCAACCAGCCATAAAAGGGCAATACTCACCTGAAAAAAATGATCAGTGGGAATCGTCAGCGCGATGCATGCAAATAATATACCCATGATGAACTGCATGGTCAGTACCCACCACCGCTTTGTTTTCAGATTGTCAACTATGGGACCCCATATCGGTTTCAGTGCCCAGGGGAGATTCAGCAGACTGGTATAAAATGCTATCTTCGTATTGGAAATCCCCAGCATTTTATACATGACCACCGATAAAACCGTTACAACGGTATATGGAATTCCTTCAGCAAAATAAAGGGTGGGAACCCAGCTCCAGGGATTTGTTCTCTTCAGTTTTGGGGATTCATCAGGCATTTTTAAGGCTTAATATTAACTGACTTCTTACTTTAAGTCGGAAAGTCTGCAATTTTTAAAACTTGCTTAAGCAATGGATAACATACTTTCTACAGCTACAAATGTAAAGGAATTAATCATGATGTCGTTTTTTATCATATATAATATTAATAAAACAATTTCCATGATTTACTCCCTTTAAAAGAATCATTCAATCAGCCTGTCTTCCATGATAATTACATTTGACACATCCCCCACGTTCACTAAATTTTATGCAATAAAACCATAACCAGGGAAGGGCTCAGGATGGTGCATCTGAATATCTCTTTGACGGATTTTATTGTGATCGGCGCGTATTTTGTGCTGGTGATGGCAATTGGACTTTATTTTTCTAAACATAAAACAAGTACAGACTATTTTTTAGCAGGCCGGAATATGGGATGGGTGGCGATCGGAGCCTCCCTTTTTGCCTCGAATATCAGCAGTGAACACTTTATCGGACTGGCCGGCAGCGGGGCAACAAGCGGACTGGCGGTTGGACACTTTGAGTGGCTGGCTGCCTTTGCAGTCCTCTTTCTGGGATGGGTCTTCGTCCCCTTCTACCTGAAATCCGGCGTGTTCACCATGCCGGAATTTCTGGAACGGCGCTACAGCCGAAGCAGCCGTATGTACCTGACAACGATTTCCATCATCGCCTACGTAATGACAAAAATATCCGTCACACTCTTTGCCGGAGGACTCCTTCTGAATAAAATTCTGGGATGGGATATGATCACTTCGGCAATTATTCTTGTGATCATAACGGGACTCTATACCATCGCCGGCGGATTGAAAGCCGTGATCTATACGGAATTGATGCAAACGGTGGTGCTGATCGGAGGGGCGGTGACCCTCACCCTTCTGGGACTGAACAAGGTCGGAGGATTTGACGGTCTTCAGGCCTCCCTCCCGGCGGATTTTTTCAGTATGTTCAAATCCATGAAACACCCTGATTTTCCCTGGACCGGTATTTTGTTCGGGGCACCGATTCTGGGTATCTGGTACTGGTGCACAGATCAATTCATTGTCCAGCGGGTGCTAAGTGCAAAAAATATCAATCATGCCCGGACCGGCACCATCTTTGCCGGCTTTCTCAAAATCCTGCCCGTCTTTATTTTGGTCCTCCCGGGCATGATTGCAGTAGCCCTCTTTCCAGGCGTCCGGGGCGATGAAGCATACCCCACACTGGTGACCAGCAACCTATTACCCATGGGCATAAAGGGTATTGTAATTGCCAGCCTTCTGGCCGCCCTCATGAGTTCCCTGGCCAGTTGTTTTAACAGCAGTTCCACTCTTTTCACAATGGATTTCTATAAGCATTATAAGCCGGATGCATCGGAAAAGGAATTGGTGCGGGTCGGCCGATTAGCCACAGGCGGACTGGTTCTGCTGGGAATCCTGTGGGTTCCCCTGATCCGGAGTATCAGCTCTCAGCTTTTTGTCTATCTCCAAAGTGTCCAGGGCTATATCAGTCCGCCGATCGCCGCTGTTTTTATCCTGGGTGTCTTTTGGAAACGTGCCAACAGCAAAGGGGCTATATACGCCCTGGCAAGCGGCGGTATCCTGGGAGCCCTCCGGCTGATCATGGAAATTCTGGCAAAAAAAGCAGGCTGGGATTTTGGGTTTTTCCAGTGGTTTGCCACAATGAATTTCCTCCATTTTGCCATCATGCTTTTTGTCATTTCTGTTGCGGTTCTGGCAGGTGTCAGTCTGGCCGGAGAAATTCCCGCCCGGAAAAAAATTGCCGGGCTCACCTTCGCCACTGCTAAAGAGGTCCAAAGTGAATTTATCGATATGATCGAAGCGAAAAATCCCCTGTGGACCAAAATCAATATCGGTCTCAGTATCCTTCTGGTGCTGTCAGTCCTGACCCTTTGGGGCATCTTTTTCTAAGTTTCGTATGATGATAATTCAGGAGATATCATGATTAGACATTTTCTGCCGGTAATCTTCATACTTCTGTTCACCGCCTGTGGACAAAAAACCCTGTATGATAATGACACCTATTCCATCCACCCGGCTTCCGTCCGGCAGGGTAATTTTACAGCAACCGTGCTTTCAGAAGACGAAATCGTGAGTGATTATATCAGCCCGGACCAGCAAAAAGACAGAACACCGGTGAAAAAAATTCACTGGCGCCGGGCCCGCTCCCTGGACCGCTATCCGGAGGTTCTTTCAAACATCCCCCTGATCAATGCCATGACCCGGATGTCCCTGGAAGAACTGCAGAAAGATATTCGGGAGGACAGCACCTTCATGGCCGGAGCCAAGTGGACCGGTGTGTGGACCCGGGATATCAGCTATTCCATCCTTCTTTCCCTGGCCTTCCTGGAACCGGAAATTTCCAAAAAGAGCCTGATGGCCAAGGTGAAAGACGGCCGGATTATCCAGGATACCGGCACGGGTGGATCATGGCCCGTAAGTACAGACCGGATGACCTGGGCCCTGGCCGCCTGGGAGATTTATGCCGCTACCGGTGACCTGGACTGGCTGAGACACGTTTACCCCATCATTGCCCAAAGCGCCGCAGAGGATGAGGCCGTGGCCGTGAATCCGGAAACCAGCCTGTTTTATGGGGAATCCTCCTTTCTGGACTGGCGGGAACAGACCTATCCCCGTTGGATGGATCCTGTGGATATTTACCGGAGCCAGTGCCTGGGAACCAATGCTGTTCACTACCAGACCCGGATCATCCTGGCAAGGATGGCGGAATGTCTGGGAGAAGATCCGACCGCTTATCTTGAAAGTGCAGAAACGATCAAAAAAGCCGTCAATACTCATCTGTGGTCTGAATCCCACGGCTGGTACGGACAATTTCTGTACGGTCGTCACTATCAACACCTGTCCGAAAAACCGGAAGCCCTGGGAGAAGCCCTGTCCCTGCTTTTCGGCATCGCCGATGAGTCCCGCTCCCGGTCAATCCTGAAAAATATGCCGGTGGGATCTTTCGGGATTCCCTGTGTCTATCCCCAAATCCCCCATATTCCTCCCTATCACAACAACGGCATCTGGCCATTTGTGGTGGCCTACTGGACCTGGGCGGCAGCAGACATGGGATACATCCCCCATGTGGAACACGGTATGGCATCCATATACAGGGCGGCGGCTCTTTTTGGGACGAATAAGGAAAATTTTGTGGCAAAAACCGGGGATTACATAGGGACCGAAATCAACAGCGACCGTCAGCTGTGGAGTGTGGCAGGCAACCTGGCCATGGTGTACCGGGTACTGGCCGGCATCCGCCTGGAAGAAAATGCTTTGTCATTTAAACCGGTCATTCCCCCCGGATACGGCGATACATTGCACATTAAAAAATTTCCTTACCGGCAGGCTATGTTGGACATTGAGATCTTTGGAACCGGCACAGAAATCCATTCCATTGAACTGGATGGGAATCCCCTTACGGAAGCCCGTATTCCCGGAACCGTGTCAGGATCCCACCATATCACCATCCACCTGACAAATCATCAAAAGGAATACGACCCCATCAACACAGCACCCTGGCATACCCACCCCGATACTCCCATCCTCCGGTATGAAAGAAAAACCATTCTCTGGGAGCCTGTCCCCGGTGCCGAATACTACGAGATTTTTGTGAATGGGTTGAAAAAAGGGAAAACAACGGATTGTGTGACTAAAATTCCAGACCAGAGCCAATTCACGGAATACCAGATCAGGGCAGTGGACAAAAAAGGCTGGACTTCTTTTTTAAGTGAACCTCTGACCGTCATCCCGGGAAGTAAAAGTCTGACAGTGGATGTAAGCGGAGATGATATCCAAAGGGATTACCGTGGATACAAGGGAGAGGGTTACCTTGATGTGAATAGAAACACAAACCGCCGGGTGATCTTCCCCATTGTTTTGCCGGAAAAGGGTAAATACCGTTTTGATTTCCGCTATGCCAATGGAAACGGGCCCATCAATACGGATAACAAATGTGCCATCCGGACCTATTTTATCAATCAACAAAAGGCCGGAGCCATCATCATGCCTCAGCGGGGTGTGGATCAATGGGAAGAGTGGGGATACAGCAACGGTCTCAGCGTCTCCATGGAAGCGGGTCTGCATGTGATTGAACTCCGTTTTCTGCCGGAAAATGAGAACATGAACGGGGAAGAAAACCGAGCCCTTGTGGATGAATTACGGATTATCAGACTGGATTAATCCGGCTGAATAAATGCCTGTTTCAAAATAATCAGATTTTTTATTATTTCAGGAGGATCATCCTGGCGCTCCGGGATGATTCTTGTCCGGTCAGGCGGTAGATATAGATTCCACTGGCAAGATTTCCTGATGAAAAGCGTGCTGAATAGGCTCCGGGTGTGTGGTATCCATGGACAAGCTGTTGGACAAAACGGCCCCGGATGTCGTAAATGTTCAGGGTTACAGGGCCTGCCTGGCGTATGGTGTAGGGAATAACCGTTTCTCCGTTGAAGGGATTGGGGTAATTCTGGTGGAGTTCAAAACCTTCGGGAAGGCCGACAATAAGTTTGGTTTCATGGATATCATAGCGGATTTCATCCACATTCACTACCCAGTCTTCAGGTTGATCAGGACTATAGAGCATCACGGCATCCAGGGTGAGTATGGGTCCTTCAGGCACGCCGTTCCCGCCGGAAAAAGAAGCCCATTCTTCGCCGGACAGATCAAATTGGTAGGCATGCCAAGCCCCATCCCCGATAATCGCCTGCGCATCAGAAATCTCCGTCCCCCCGGCCATGTCGTCCACAATAAGGGCAATGGATTTCCCTGCCGGTGTATCTGTCTTCAGCCAGACTGTCACCAGACCGTTGGGAGAAAAGCCCCGGTTCAGAAAACGATCTCCCTTATGGGACAAAATCCGGACCTGCCAGTCCGAAGTACTTGTCGCATCATCCTTCAGCACCCATTGGCCTGAACCCGTGCCGGAATATACCTGAATTGTATCGTGTACGGCGTAGGAATCGCCGCTGATGCCCGACGTGGAGCCGCTGTACGTGGGATGTGTGTTGAAAATACCCAGGGAATCGTCAAAAGCAGCAAGTATCTCCTCCCGGGGGAAATCATAATACCATTCCGCCAGCAAGTTCCAGAATTCCATATTCGCTCCGTCATAGCCCAAAGCCCACATCCCGCTCCCGCGAAGGGCATGATCTTCAACCAGATCGTATTTCAGTCCCAGACTCTGGGCATCATCGCACCAGAACTGGTACCATTTCTGATCCGACAGGTATTTTCCCCAGGGGACTTTATATGTTGAAGACCAGATTTTTCCATGCTGAGTATACAGGTCTTTTGCGGAACGGTAAAAAAGTGAACCGATATACTCGACTTTTGCAGATCCTTCTGAATCATCCACAGTCTGCCACCGGTTTCCGTAATAGGGGACTCCCAAAATGATTTTATCCGGATCGGCATCTCCGTAATCATCGGTGACGGTGGTTGTGATATTGTTTGAGGTTCCGGATAAAGGCGCTGTAGGCCCGGCAGTGGAGCTCCAGCTTCCCCAGAACGAGTATCCCATAATAAAAATATAGTCGCAGGCATCGGCCAGTCCCGCCAAGTCCCAACGGTCGCTCCAGTTCACTGCCGGACCGGCAAAAGAAACTTCATATTCCGGTCCCAGACGTGTATGGACTGAATCGGTGAGTTGTTTCATAAACGTATTGATCACCGCCCCACGATCCTCATTTTTCGGACCTTCAAAATCGATATTTACCCCATCCAACTGATAGGTTTCCATTTCGGAAATCACATGATTGATGAAATTCAGAGTGTTGGTCTGGCTTGTAATGAGGGTATGCATCTCATCCTCATCAAATTCAATCATGCACATGACAACCTTTACCCCGTATTTGTGGGCATTGTTTATCATGGCGGCCCAGTCGTAAGGCCAGCCGGAGGGGGGTGACAGGTTGCCTGTGGGGCTCACGGTCCACCCAAATACGGCAATTTGCGATAAAAGAGTGTACTGAAAATGCTGGGGAGCTGTTGTCCTTTCCCAA
This window of the Candidatus Neomarinimicrobiota bacterium genome carries:
- a CDS encoding LacI family DNA-binding transcriptional regulator, translating into MAQSNAETIQSVADKVGVSTTTVSRVLNGKAETYRISKRTEERVLQTATEMGYIPNQVARGLRNKRTNTIGLIIPDISNPFFSTIARNIEINARKAGCSTILSDSQEDTQLEKESLRLLQGRKVDGLIICPVGEISAHIEPVLHKNIPLVIIDRYFPELDCTYVISDNYKGAFDAVSYLIENNHRTIACIQGRARTSVNHERVQGYRDALKKHGLPLDESLIIGESFGKKNGYIGAKILLNRTPRPTAIFSTSNLISLGAMGAILEEGLSIPDDISMISFDDQPYSDYLITPMTTIAQQTDEIGHIAFKLLETQINHEMNQDMKPRIERIVLPTKLVIRKSVKTLKK
- a CDS encoding sodium:solute symporter codes for the protein MVHLNISLTDFIVIGAYFVLVMAIGLYFSKHKTSTDYFLAGRNMGWVAIGASLFASNISSEHFIGLAGSGATSGLAVGHFEWLAAFAVLFLGWVFVPFYLKSGVFTMPEFLERRYSRSSRMYLTTISIIAYVMTKISVTLFAGGLLLNKILGWDMITSAIILVIITGLYTIAGGLKAVIYTELMQTVVLIGGAVTLTLLGLNKVGGFDGLQASLPADFFSMFKSMKHPDFPWTGILFGAPILGIWYWCTDQFIVQRVLSAKNINHARTGTIFAGFLKILPVFILVLPGMIAVALFPGVRGDEAYPTLVTSNLLPMGIKGIVIASLLAALMSSLASCFNSSSTLFTMDFYKHYKPDASEKELVRVGRLATGGLVLLGILWVPLIRSISSQLFVYLQSVQGYISPPIAAVFILGVFWKRANSKGAIYALASGGILGALRLIMEILAKKAGWDFGFFQWFATMNFLHFAIMLFVISVAVLAGVSLAGEIPARKKIAGLTFATAKEVQSEFIDMIEAKNPLWTKINIGLSILLVLSVLTLWGIFF